From a region of the Opitutales bacterium genome:
- a CDS encoding sigma-70 family RNA polymerase sigma factor, producing MASVLPSKLTTARTVVAKETNADREAALVRRVQEGDVRAFDSLVLNNRERLFSIVYNLTSNREDAADLTQEAFIKAFRSIHNFKGKSSFYTWLYRIAVNTAYSYLKKHRWKRFFSLENINEEGAAADIIEKLTAANKTEKPAMMAELQEKLNEALQSLSLKHRTVITLFEVEGLSHQEIAEIVGCSEGTVRSRLHYAKQELQGILKDYLG from the coding sequence ATGGCTAGCGTATTGCCCAGCAAATTGACAACAGCCCGGACCGTGGTGGCCAAGGAGACCAATGCGGATCGCGAGGCTGCATTGGTGCGCCGTGTCCAAGAGGGTGATGTCCGGGCTTTCGATTCGCTGGTGCTAAATAATCGCGAGCGCTTATTCTCTATCGTTTACAATCTGACTTCCAATCGGGAGGATGCGGCAGATCTGACCCAGGAAGCGTTTATAAAGGCCTTTCGCTCTATCCACAATTTCAAGGGTAAATCTTCGTTTTACACGTGGCTTTATCGCATTGCCGTCAACACGGCTTACAGCTACCTCAAAAAGCACCGCTGGAAGCGTTTCTTCTCTCTTGAGAATATCAATGAAGAAGGGGCGGCGGCTGATATCATCGAGAAACTCACTGCTGCCAACAAAACCGAAAAGCCTGCCATGATGGCGGAGCTGCAGGAAAAATTGAACGAAGCGCTTCAATCTCTGTCTTTGAAACATCGCACTGTGATCACGCTTTTTGAAGTCGAGGGCCTGAGCCACCAGGAGATAGCCGAAATCGTCGGCTGCTCTGAGGGGACTGTCCGGTCACGTCTCCATTATGCCAAACAAGAACTTCAAGGGATTCTGAAAGATTATCTCGGATAA
- a CDS encoding serine protease: MQFCRINVCVTLFLVSLTFASKLAAETEFLALQKRVTDIYERYSDAVVRVKAYSKVADADAGAEGVRISVKIGSGFFISNEGLILVNASRVADAERVVIEHRGTDYLANIVGMDEQINVALLKAEFLPDEFEFIRMNDATQLPSTGTLAVSISCPFTFSPAPRLTMVVGQDTKFLQRLFPTTYLRVDHQLSKGEGGGPIIDLQGRLIGMLIVSIQETVASYALPARAINKVKDDLLLEGRVVYASVGVEVEQHSLRGGESRVIVKAVNPESPADLAGIIPGDIVQRVGDYSINDISDFPNAMFFIRVGEFVTFELDRDGTAMEMNMQTVVRPSDEPFIEIKPLTRQEAELLVEDASGSETSEKPEQPQDEPGMPEPKPEVKGDEATSTTTIEEIPDAFSVDKDKPGPVLAIEE, from the coding sequence GTGCAATTTTGTCGAATAAATGTCTGCGTAACACTCTTTCTCGTCTCCCTGACATTTGCATCCAAGCTTGCCGCAGAGACGGAGTTCCTAGCCCTGCAGAAGCGGGTCACAGATATCTACGAAAGGTATTCCGATGCTGTTGTGCGGGTAAAAGCCTACAGCAAGGTAGCTGATGCTGATGCAGGCGCCGAAGGCGTGAGGATTTCCGTCAAAATCGGCTCGGGCTTTTTTATCAGCAACGAGGGGCTCATCCTCGTAAATGCAAGCCGCGTCGCCGATGCTGAACGCGTAGTAATTGAACATCGAGGAACGGATTATCTGGCAAATATTGTAGGGATGGATGAACAGATAAACGTGGCTCTCCTCAAAGCTGAGTTTCTCCCGGATGAGTTTGAATTTATTCGTATGAACGACGCCACACAGCTCCCGTCCACAGGGACTCTGGCGGTGAGTATTTCCTGCCCCTTTACGTTCTCGCCTGCGCCCCGTCTGACCATGGTTGTCGGTCAGGATACAAAATTTCTCCAGAGACTTTTTCCTACGACATATTTACGCGTGGACCATCAATTGAGCAAAGGAGAAGGCGGTGGCCCGATCATCGACCTGCAAGGGCGTTTAATCGGGATGCTGATTGTCTCGATACAGGAGACGGTCGCCTCTTACGCACTCCCGGCACGCGCCATAAACAAAGTAAAGGATGACCTCTTGCTTGAGGGACGGGTCGTCTATGCCAGCGTGGGAGTCGAAGTCGAACAACACTCGCTGCGCGGCGGCGAATCAAGGGTCATTGTCAAAGCGGTAAATCCAGAGTCGCCCGCCGATCTTGCGGGGATTATCCCCGGAGATATCGTGCAGCGTGTCGGCGATTACTCTATAAATGATATCAGCGATTTCCCGAATGCCATGTTCTTCATCCGCGTCGGCGAGTTCGTCACCTTTGAGTTGGATCGTGACGGGACTGCGATGGAGATGAATATGCAGACTGTGGTACGTCCCAGTGATGAGCCGTTCATCGAGATCAAACCACTGACGCGACAAGAGGCAGAGTTGCTTGTCGAAGATGCATCAGGATCTGAAACTTCCGAAAAACCTGAGCAGCCTCAGGATGAACCTGGTATGCCAGAGCCAAAGCCGGAAGTAAAAGGTGATGAAGCGACTTCCACCACCACAATAGAAGAGATACCTGACGCGTTTTCAGTGGATAAGGACAAGCCAGGCCCCGTATTGGCGATCGAAGAATGA
- a CDS encoding response regulator — protein MDPTASTPLIRNPLEAQPSPFAGSKIMVVDDQPINIRLLQRKLERHNFKVMVARTGYECLDLVKKEIPDLILLDVMMPEMDGIETCQRLKSDPRSESIPVIFITAKSTKEGKIEGLDAGAIDYITKPIDLDETLARVHTQLRFQQIFRENIDLQNRLSEARRKAAVGAITQGIAHNLNNLLGVVVGYLDLMKTGLQNPQLIERSVGLMDKAVGRVVDIVRQLSSLSDIDRIELTPIKLDRLIRKATERFAEHHKQMPLNADFVIAENLSEITLNANSEIFETILVALMHNAYEAYPSSHSGPRTVQIEFDVVDITDQRFCLIKVIDQGSGVEASVEDTLFEPFVSTKTHVGCGMGLSVARHSARSLGGDITLEPMPDGGTCACLRHPM, from the coding sequence ATGGATCCCACTGCCTCCACGCCACTGATTAGAAACCCGCTCGAAGCGCAACCTTCTCCCTTTGCGGGCTCAAAGATCATGGTGGTCGACGATCAACCTATAAACATTCGCCTACTTCAGCGCAAACTCGAGCGACATAACTTCAAAGTCATGGTGGCGCGTACCGGCTATGAATGCCTGGATCTCGTCAAAAAAGAGATTCCCGACCTGATCCTCCTCGATGTCATGATGCCCGAAATGGACGGCATCGAGACCTGCCAGCGCCTAAAATCGGATCCGCGCTCCGAATCAATCCCAGTCATTTTCATCACCGCAAAATCGACTAAAGAAGGTAAGATCGAAGGCTTGGACGCTGGGGCCATCGACTACATCACTAAACCGATTGACCTCGATGAAACCCTCGCACGCGTCCACACTCAGCTCAGGTTTCAGCAGATTTTTCGCGAGAATATCGACCTACAGAACCGCCTTTCCGAGGCCCGACGCAAAGCAGCTGTAGGCGCTATCACCCAAGGGATCGCTCACAATTTAAACAACCTCCTCGGCGTCGTCGTGGGCTACCTCGACCTAATGAAAACCGGTCTGCAAAACCCCCAGCTCATCGAACGCAGCGTGGGCCTCATGGACAAAGCCGTCGGACGCGTCGTCGATATCGTGCGTCAGCTCTCCAGCCTCTCCGACATAGATCGCATTGAGCTGACACCCATCAAGCTCGACCGGCTCATAAGAAAAGCGACAGAACGCTTTGCCGAACATCACAAACAGATGCCACTGAATGCCGATTTCGTAATAGCGGAAAACCTCAGTGAGATCACACTCAACGCGAACAGCGAAATCTTTGAGACCATCCTCGTGGCGCTGATGCACAATGCCTACGAGGCCTATCCCTCCAGCCACAGCGGACCGCGGACAGTCCAAATCGAATTTGATGTCGTCGACATAACTGACCAAAGATTTTGCCTGATAAAAGTGATCGACCAAGGCTCAGGCGTCGAAGCCTCAGTGGAAGACACCCTCTTTGAGCCCTTTGTATCGACAAAAACCCACGTCGGCTGCGGCATGGGCCTCTCTGTAGCCCGTCACTCCGCCCGCAGCCTAGGTGGCGACATCACCCTCGAGCCTATGCCCGACGGCGGCACCTGCGCCTGCCTCCGCCACCCCATGTGA
- a CDS encoding bifunctional 5,10-methylenetetrahydrofolate dehydrogenase/5,10-methenyltetrahydrofolate cyclohydrolase, translating to MPAEIIDGNQVAQDIIHELKARIEAHDGRPPHVVFVRVGEDPASVSYVRKKELTAAKLGMNASLEVYPEDISQEALAEHVMRLNTDDSVDGILVQSPMGAHIDEQYIFNLVSPEKDVDGFNAQNLGLIAQEDPNARVSCTPSGIMELLKRSGVETSGKHAVVLGRSLIVGKTVAQLLIQKSPTGNATVTTCHSRTQNLADFTRSADILVAAIGKPEFVTADMVKPGAVVIDVGVNRIPDASKKRGYRIAGDVHFESVSQIASKITPVPGGVGPMTVSILMRNTFEAMLARQAKG from the coding sequence ATGCCTGCCGAAATCATCGACGGAAACCAAGTCGCCCAAGATATTATTCATGAACTAAAAGCCCGGATCGAAGCACATGACGGCCGTCCACCGCATGTCGTATTCGTCCGAGTCGGGGAAGACCCAGCATCGGTATCCTACGTGAGAAAAAAAGAACTCACCGCGGCAAAACTAGGCATGAACGCCTCGCTCGAAGTATATCCTGAGGACATTTCCCAAGAAGCACTCGCTGAACACGTCATGCGCCTCAATACCGACGACTCAGTGGACGGCATTCTCGTTCAGAGCCCCATGGGTGCACACATTGACGAGCAATACATATTCAACCTCGTATCCCCGGAGAAAGACGTCGACGGCTTCAATGCCCAAAACCTGGGTCTCATCGCACAAGAAGATCCCAACGCTCGTGTGTCCTGCACCCCGTCGGGAATCATGGAACTATTGAAACGCTCAGGCGTGGAAACCAGCGGCAAACACGCGGTAGTCCTTGGACGATCTCTCATTGTAGGAAAGACCGTCGCCCAGCTCCTTATTCAAAAGTCACCCACAGGCAACGCCACCGTCACCACCTGCCATTCACGCACACAAAATCTGGCCGATTTCACCCGCTCAGCCGACATCCTTGTTGCCGCAATTGGTAAGCCAGAATTCGTTACCGCGGACATGGTAAAGCCTGGCGCCGTGGTCATCGACGTCGGCGTTAATCGCATCCCTGACGCCTCGAAAAAACGCGGATATAGGATCGCCGGTGACGTGCATTTCGAATCGGTCTCACAGATCGCCTCAAAGATCACCCCCGTTCCCGGCGGGGTCGGCCCCATGACGGTCTCTATCCTAATGAGAAACACCTTCGAAGCTATGCTCGCGCGCCAAGCGAAAGGATGA
- a CDS encoding rRNA pseudouridine synthase produces MENTDSAIRIQKIIADRGLASRRQAETWITDGLVRVNGKIAEIGQKADPRRDRISVKGKMLSMGDMERKITLMLNKPKGFICSNDDPHNSQTVFDLLPPTYRKQRLFCAGRLDKDSEGLVILTNDGDMAQRIMHPSFTVVKRYRVEIHKPLDIQLIPKLIEGRRVEGEHLQFEKVIVSRGKVKSGQRLEIHISHGKKREIRRLFADFGYHVDRLQRIQIGKLIMRGIPVGECKLLKSKEIDSLFI; encoded by the coding sequence ATGGAAAACACCGATTCCGCTATCCGCATCCAAAAAATAATCGCAGACCGTGGTCTGGCTTCACGCCGGCAAGCGGAAACATGGATCACCGATGGCCTCGTGCGCGTGAATGGCAAAATAGCCGAAATCGGCCAAAAAGCAGACCCTCGCCGCGATCGTATCTCGGTGAAAGGTAAAATGCTCTCCATGGGCGACATGGAGCGCAAAATCACCCTCATGCTCAATAAGCCCAAGGGATTCATCTGCTCCAATGACGATCCACACAATAGCCAGACCGTCTTTGACCTATTGCCACCGACCTATCGGAAACAACGCCTTTTCTGCGCGGGACGCCTGGACAAGGATTCCGAAGGCTTGGTTATCCTCACCAATGATGGCGATATGGCCCAGCGCATCATGCACCCCTCATTCACAGTCGTAAAACGCTACCGCGTGGAAATTCATAAGCCGTTAGATATCCAGCTCATCCCCAAGCTGATCGAAGGCCGACGGGTTGAAGGCGAGCATCTCCAATTTGAAAAAGTGATCGTTTCGCGTGGTAAGGTAAAGTCAGGTCAGCGCTTGGAGATCCATATCTCACACGGCAAAAAACGCGAAATCCGCCGTCTTTTCGCGGACTTCGGCTATCATGTTGACCGCCTACAGCGCATACAAATCGGCAAACTTATCATGCGCGGCATCCCTGTCGGTGAGTGCAAGCTCCTTAAAAGCAAAGAAATCGACTCATTATTCATTTGA
- a CDS encoding sulfite reductase subunit alpha, whose protein sequence is MQIVSEYSKENPYPARLTENTLLNKEGSAKETCHFVVDLGDSGLSYSAGDSLGVYPENAPDAVEVLIKQLGFNGDESVIPPRGDTGLPLREVLARHCALAQPTKKFIMTLKDKVAGDAAQSARVAHLLDRANSDELKAYLAEREFADLLEDFPAATFEPQEFVNELKRLTPRLYSIASSPAKYPNEIHLTVAIVRYQTNGRDRIGVASSYLADRVELNAPTIPVYVQSSHFRLPEDPTADVIMVGPGTGVAPFRAFIQERVAADASGRNWLFFGDQKRSFDYLYEEEMEAYVEAGSLDRLDLAFSRDQEQKIYVQDRMLEGGAELWAWLESGAYFYVCGDASRMAKDVEQALLTIASTHGGLDEAGAKEFLKQLRKDKRYQKDVY, encoded by the coding sequence ATACAAATCGTGTCCGAATACTCAAAAGAAAATCCTTACCCTGCGCGCCTGACAGAAAATACCTTGCTCAACAAGGAGGGTTCGGCGAAAGAGACCTGTCATTTCGTCGTCGATCTCGGGGACAGTGGCCTCAGCTATTCCGCTGGGGATTCACTGGGGGTCTATCCAGAGAATGCACCCGATGCGGTAGAGGTGCTCATCAAGCAGCTTGGTTTTAATGGCGATGAGTCGGTCATACCTCCTAGGGGAGACACGGGGCTGCCGCTGCGTGAGGTGTTGGCTCGGCACTGCGCTTTGGCTCAGCCGACGAAGAAATTTATCATGACGCTCAAGGATAAGGTCGCTGGTGATGCCGCGCAGAGCGCACGTGTGGCGCATCTACTGGACCGCGCGAATTCCGATGAACTGAAGGCTTATCTCGCCGAGCGGGAGTTTGCCGATCTGCTCGAGGACTTTCCGGCGGCTACGTTTGAACCACAAGAGTTTGTTAATGAGCTGAAGCGCCTCACACCTCGACTCTACTCGATCGCATCGTCGCCGGCTAAATATCCCAATGAGATTCATCTCACGGTAGCGATTGTTCGCTATCAAACCAACGGACGCGATCGTATCGGTGTCGCATCGTCCTATTTGGCTGATCGCGTGGAGCTGAATGCGCCGACCATTCCAGTTTACGTGCAGAGTTCTCATTTTCGTCTGCCTGAAGATCCTACGGCAGATGTCATCATGGTCGGCCCTGGGACCGGTGTCGCACCATTCCGTGCATTCATTCAAGAACGTGTGGCTGCAGATGCATCGGGACGTAATTGGCTTTTCTTCGGCGATCAGAAACGTTCCTTTGACTACCTATATGAAGAGGAGATGGAAGCTTACGTGGAAGCGGGCAGTCTCGACCGCCTAGACCTCGCTTTCTCTCGTGACCAAGAGCAAAAGATTTACGTCCAAGACAGAATGCTAGAGGGTGGGGCTGAGCTTTGGGCATGGCTTGAAAGCGGCGCCTACTTCTATGTCTGTGGCGATGCGTCGCGTATGGCTAAAGACGTCGAACAAGCACTCCTAACCATTGCCTCCACCCATGGCGGACTTGATGAAGCGGGTGCGAAAGAATTCCTAAAGCAGCTTCGGAAGGACAAGCGCTACCAAAAGGACGTATACTAA
- the fabG gene encoding 3-oxoacyl-[acyl-carrier-protein] reductase, which translates to MSEATEQKIALVTGAGRGIGKAIALQLAQDGFKVICVSKSESSCGSAAEEIQAAGFDAVALAVNVSDSVAVEAASESLLKEYGTVDVLVNNAGITRDTLLFRMSDDDWDSVLRTNLFSCFYWCKHLTRPMTRKRWGRIVNIASVVGLMGNAGQANYAAAKAGMIGFTKSLAKEFAARKVTANVVAPGFIETDMTQDLSDEVKSKATEFIPLKRFGAVGDIASMVSYLCSEQASFITGQTFTVDGGMVM; encoded by the coding sequence ATGAGCGAAGCAACAGAACAAAAGATAGCCCTCGTCACTGGCGCGGGCCGCGGCATTGGCAAAGCGATTGCCCTCCAGTTGGCGCAAGACGGTTTCAAAGTAATTTGCGTCTCCAAGAGTGAAAGCTCCTGTGGGAGTGCGGCTGAGGAAATACAGGCGGCCGGCTTTGATGCGGTGGCCCTGGCAGTGAACGTTTCTGATTCTGTTGCCGTCGAAGCGGCCTCGGAGTCCCTCTTAAAAGAATATGGTACTGTCGATGTGCTGGTAAACAATGCCGGTATTACGCGTGACACATTGCTCTTTCGCATGAGCGATGATGATTGGGATTCCGTTTTACGCACGAATTTGTTCAGTTGCTTTTACTGGTGTAAGCACCTGACTCGTCCTATGACCCGCAAACGTTGGGGCCGCATCGTAAATATAGCGTCGGTAGTGGGACTTATGGGCAATGCTGGCCAGGCTAACTATGCTGCCGCAAAAGCCGGTATGATCGGCTTTACCAAATCGCTGGCTAAGGAGTTTGCGGCGCGCAAAGTCACCGCCAATGTCGTGGCTCCTGGTTTTATCGAAACAGATATGACTCAAGACCTCTCAGACGAGGTGAAGAGCAAGGCAACCGAGTTCATCCCTCTCAAGCGTTTCGGCGCGGTGGGAGATATCGCATCCATGGTTTCCTACCTGTGCTCCGAGCAAGCTTCCTTCATCACTGGCCAGACTTTTACCGTTGACGGCGGCATGGTCATGTGA
- the acpP gene encoding acyl carrier protein: MSDKTIEQRVKDIIESQLNVNPEQITSEASFLDDLGADSLDTVELIMAFEEEFGDEIPESDAEKLQTVGDVVKYITAKQG; this comes from the coding sequence ATGTCAGACAAAACTATCGAACAACGTGTTAAGGACATCATCGAAAGCCAGCTCAACGTGAACCCTGAGCAAATTACCTCGGAGGCTTCATTCTTGGATGATCTCGGCGCTGACTCTCTAGACACGGTTGAGTTGATCATGGCGTTTGAGGAAGAATTCGGTGACGAAATCCCTGAGTCGGATGCTGAGAAGCTCCAGACTGTCGGCGATGTGGTAAAATACATCACCGCGAAGCAGGGCTAA
- the fabF gene encoding beta-ketoacyl-ACP synthase II has protein sequence MSTPDASRRVVVTGIGVINGLGLHIDEFFGNLVAGKSGIGRITRFDPTDYPSKVGGEANNFEPTDFIDAKEVRRNDRYTQFAIGASRRAVEHGTLDLTQVDKTRFGVLVGSGIGGMETIEEQSAKLFDGGPRKVSPFMIPSLIANMASGVVAIDLGARGPNFSVVSACATGSHAIGEAFHMIRRSDADVMIAGGSEAAITRLGYAGFCKMKAMGTSFNDDPERASRPFDTQRDGFIMGEGAGVLLLESLEHAQARGAKIICEVGGYAATCDAFHITSPDTEGKGLSSAVDRALKSADLKPEDVDYINAHGTSTPYNDKFETLAVKNVFGEHAKKLMMSSTKSMTGHLLGAAGGIEAATIAKVIETGKIPPTINVEDQDPECDLDVVANESREAKVDVAMSNNLGFGGQNASLVFKAFA, from the coding sequence ATGAGCACTCCTGACGCGAGCAGACGCGTAGTGGTGACCGGAATCGGGGTCATCAATGGACTCGGTCTGCACATAGATGAATTCTTTGGAAATCTTGTCGCTGGCAAGTCAGGCATTGGACGTATCACGCGTTTCGATCCCACTGACTACCCAAGCAAGGTGGGCGGCGAAGCGAATAATTTTGAGCCGACCGATTTTATTGATGCCAAAGAAGTCCGCCGCAATGACCGCTACACCCAATTTGCCATAGGTGCCTCACGCCGTGCCGTCGAGCATGGGACTCTCGACCTGACCCAAGTCGACAAAACTCGCTTTGGTGTCCTAGTGGGCTCCGGCATTGGCGGCATGGAGACGATCGAGGAGCAATCAGCTAAGCTATTTGATGGAGGCCCACGTAAGGTGTCGCCATTCATGATCCCATCCCTGATCGCCAATATGGCGTCTGGAGTGGTGGCGATTGATCTAGGAGCTCGGGGGCCCAACTTTTCTGTGGTAAGTGCCTGTGCTACGGGATCCCACGCCATCGGCGAGGCATTCCATATGATTCGCCGCAGTGACGCCGATGTTATGATCGCTGGCGGTAGTGAAGCTGCGATCACGCGTCTGGGCTACGCAGGATTTTGCAAAATGAAGGCGATGGGCACCTCGTTTAACGATGATCCCGAACGCGCGAGCCGACCCTTTGACACACAGCGTGATGGATTCATCATGGGTGAAGGTGCCGGTGTCCTTCTACTTGAATCGTTAGAGCACGCTCAGGCTCGCGGAGCAAAGATCATTTGCGAAGTGGGTGGTTATGCGGCGACCTGCGATGCGTTCCATATTACTTCGCCGGACACAGAAGGTAAGGGTTTGAGTAGCGCCGTAGATCGTGCGCTCAAGAGCGCCGACCTGAAGCCGGAGGATGTCGACTACATCAATGCCCATGGCACCTCGACGCCTTATAATGACAAGTTTGAGACCCTCGCGGTCAAAAATGTCTTCGGCGAACACGCCAAGAAGCTCATGATGAGCTCGACCAAGTCGATGACGGGCCACCTTTTGGGAGCTGCCGGAGGCATTGAAGCTGCGACGATTGCGAAGGTCATTGAGACCGGAAAAATTCCGCCAACGATCAACGTCGAAGACCAGGATCCCGAGTGCGATCTCGATGTGGTGGCTAACGAGTCGCGCGAAGCGAAAGTCGATGTGGCCATGAGCAACAATCTGGGCTTCGGTGGCCAGAATGCGTCTTTGGTGTTTAAGGCTTTCGCCTGA
- a CDS encoding GNAT family N-acetyltransferase: MVVYLDCDVDLKARLVDGWPQITPKHWHLENGFTIVAMDRDEIVGFISCYPKALRPPLEDSEEGFIDAIEVTPSRRNQGIATELICRSSERLKESYDVIQISGWSSEDKIEAIHLWKKLGFGLCPTQTISGMTGESIKGYKFARSLLA, encoded by the coding sequence ATGGTGGTCTATTTGGATTGCGATGTTGATTTGAAGGCGCGCTTGGTTGATGGGTGGCCCCAGATTACCCCCAAACATTGGCACTTGGAAAATGGTTTTACTATAGTGGCGATGGATCGGGACGAAATAGTAGGCTTCATCAGTTGTTATCCCAAGGCGTTGAGGCCGCCGCTTGAAGATTCTGAGGAAGGATTTATTGATGCTATCGAAGTGACTCCTTCTCGCCGAAACCAAGGAATCGCGACTGAGCTCATCTGTCGTTCATCCGAGCGGCTCAAGGAGTCATATGATGTAATTCAGATCAGTGGGTGGTCTTCGGAAGACAAAATAGAAGCGATTCACTTGTGGAAGAAGCTTGGTTTTGGTCTATGTCCGACACAGACGATCTCAGGAATGACTGGAGAATCGATCAAAGGCTACAAGTTCGCGCGCTCTTTGCTCGCCTAA
- a CDS encoding M23 family metallopeptidase codes for MYRVCLVSVLSIISCSLLFGQISQSEYSALLPEFTSLHGSSSLPVAGMTFDDVESTFGPRFQQSTSQYDFHRGIDVDGTEGDDILAVADGVFWEYREFDAGGHTVILRHDFDSTVTLNGRSYDHYYTYYMHLYDPGTLTVINGWQEEKNNTGLGEVITAGQHIGEMGSSGSSGGLPYADHLHMEVRVGTTNSLAYQLEDLSRTQHGFDPHLHPMLFFEPETFGGPDYSPTAMSRAL; via the coding sequence ATGTATCGAGTTTGCCTAGTTTCCGTTCTATCAATCATCTCTTGTTCGCTGCTATTTGGGCAGATCAGTCAGAGTGAGTATAGCGCGTTGCTCCCTGAGTTTACGTCGCTTCACGGCTCATCTTCGCTGCCGGTGGCGGGTATGACCTTTGACGATGTAGAATCGACCTTTGGTCCGCGATTTCAGCAGTCTACCAGTCAATATGATTTTCATCGCGGTATCGACGTCGATGGGACCGAGGGGGACGACATCCTTGCCGTAGCTGATGGGGTGTTCTGGGAGTATCGTGAATTTGATGCGGGAGGGCACACCGTCATCTTACGGCATGATTTCGACAGTACGGTGACGCTCAATGGACGGAGCTATGATCACTATTACACCTATTATATGCACCTTTATGACCCTGGCACTCTGACGGTGATCAATGGTTGGCAGGAGGAGAAAAACAACACGGGTCTGGGCGAAGTGATCACTGCGGGCCAGCACATCGGCGAGATGGGCAGTAGCGGGAGCTCAGGTGGGCTACCCTATGCCGACCACCTTCACATGGAGGTGCGCGTGGGGACGACAAATAGCCTAGCTTATCAGCTCGAAGACCTGAGCCGCACGCAACATGGTTTCGATCCACATCTGCACCCGATGCTGTTCTTTGAGCCGGAAACATTTGGTGGACCGGACTATAGCCCGACAGCGATGTCACGTGCTTTATGA
- a CDS encoding PEP-CTERM sorting domain-containing protein (PEP-CTERM proteins occur, often in large numbers, in the proteomes of bacteria that also encode an exosortase, a predicted intramembrane cysteine proteinase. The presence of a PEP-CTERM domain at a protein's C-terminus predicts cleavage within the sorting domain, followed by covalent anchoring to some some component of the (usually Gram-negative) cell surface. Many PEP-CTERM proteins exhibit an unusual sequence composition that includes large numbers of potential glycosylation sites. Expression of one such protein has been shown restore the ability of a bacterium to form floc, a type of biofilm.), protein MLYEVNDEQPLLNRIEVDIVDVGGDSIEDSHVLDFNLRMGFDASTVDDLDTQAVLLPYIDPILFGDSASSFQTNIVVPEDWLDGYTDGDYRVDLRAIDIWGNETSLSIHAVPEPAHVGAILALVVLFWSARRRDCPNRGGRPVCR, encoded by the coding sequence GTGCTTTATGAAGTCAATGATGAGCAGCCGCTGCTCAACCGGATCGAGGTGGATATTGTTGATGTAGGTGGTGATTCCATTGAAGACAGCCATGTGCTCGACTTTAACCTGCGCATGGGCTTTGACGCATCGACTGTAGATGATCTTGATACGCAGGCGGTCCTTTTGCCGTATATCGACCCGATCTTATTTGGAGACAGTGCTTCGAGCTTTCAGACAAACATCGTCGTTCCAGAAGACTGGTTGGATGGCTATACAGACGGTGACTATCGCGTTGATCTGCGAGCCATCGATATCTGGGGCAATGAAACGAGCTTGAGTATCCACGCGGTGCCGGAGCCCGCGCATGTGGGGGCTATTTTGGCTTTGGTTGTTTTGTTTTGGTCAGCTCGCAGGCGGGATTGTCCAAATAGAGGTGGACGCCCTGTGTGTCGTTAA